A stretch of Malus sylvestris chromosome 11, drMalSylv7.2, whole genome shotgun sequence DNA encodes these proteins:
- the LOC126589523 gene encoding uncharacterized protein LOC126589523, whose amino-acid sequence MSGPSDRRFDLNLVEEAAPPSPDNIWRPSFVSPTGPLTVGDSVMKNDMTAAVVARNLLTPKDNRLLSKRSDELAVKDSLALSVQCAGSVSNMAQRLFARTRQVESLAAEVMSLKQEIRGLKHENKQLHRLAHDYATNMKRKLDQMKETDGQVLLDHQRFVGLFQRHLLPSSSGAVPRNEAPNDQPLMPPPSRVLSSTEAPNDPPPVPSLSGALPTAETSPKQPL is encoded by the coding sequence atgtctggcccctccgaccgtcgttttgacttgaaccttgttgaagaggcagccccgccttctccagacaacatatggcgcccatccttcgtctcccctactggtcctcttaccgttggggattccgtgatgaagaatgatatgaccgctgcggtggtggccaggaaccttctcactcccaaagataacagactactttccaaacggtctgatgagttagctgttaaggattcgctggctctcagtgttcagtgtgcaggttctgtgtctaatatggcccaacgcctatttgctcgaacccgccaagttgaatccttggcggctgaagtgatgagtctcaaacaggagattagagggctcaagcatgagaataaacagttgcaccggctcgcacatgactatgctacaaacatgaagaggaagcttgaccagatgaaggaaactgatggtcaggttttacttgatcatcagagatttgtgggtttgttccaaaggcatttattgccttcgtcttctggggctgtaccgcgtaatgaagctccgaatgatcaacctctgatgcctcctccttctagggttttgtccagtactgaggctccaaatgatccccctccggtgccttctctttctggggctctaccgactgctgagacttctcctaagcaacctttgtga
- the LOC126589527 gene encoding COBRA-like protein 10, giving the protein MTETSYLGTKMPWRSRTSFFHAMLVVFLVFSCFRVEICYGQDEDAVVAAPPPEQEDCDGIFLSYTFTSREKLLPHLKNVSAQAWAFKSEASILNAGSTELKAWKMYIGFQHREILVAAEGAQLVDGGDMPAEVGSKGAYFAGYPMTDLKTMIDTAGDYTQIQAKIAFKGTQFGMGEKSTPMPKSIAIINDGFKCPAAKFKGKTAMSVCCKKDPKFKAKKVEKTKFMPRQNGDLSITYDILQTYTMNYLAQVTIDNVHPLGRLDHWNLTWEWMRGEFINTMRGAYTHKKDTSECLYGQAGKFYKDLDFSQVMNCEKRPVIADLPAERKDDPKVGKLPRCCRNGTILPGLMDKSQSQSIFQLQVYKIPPDDNRTAITPPQQWKISGVLNPTYRCGPPIRVDPTQFPDPSGLQATSDAIASWQVVCNITKPKVPRCCVSFSAYYSTSVVPCSTCACGCKTSETDKCNPRAPAMLLPAEALLVPFANRTVKAKAWAKLKHYDVPKKLPCPDNCGVSLNWHIDSDYSNGWTARLTLFNWGTDQFQDWYTAVKMNKAYQDYENVYSFNGTRMEKDVNNTILFTGLKGLNYLVGIKNGTDPKKNPMVPGKQQSVISFKKKHYHNIDIKAGQGFPTRVLFNGEECALPKVFPKNNAGHLKSNALLVLCIAIMSFLFMTDRFH; this is encoded by the exons ATGACGGAAACAAGTTATCTGGGCACGAAAATGCCCTGGAGGTCCCGCACGTCCTTTTTTCATGCAATGCTCGtggtgtttttggtgttttcatGTTTTAGGGTTGAGATTTGTTATGGACAAGACGAAGACGCTGTTGTGGCAGCTCCTCCTCCCGAGCAAGAAGACTGTGATGGCATTTTCTTGTCGTATACGTTTACCTCCAGGGAGAAGTTGCTGCCGCATCTGAAAAACGTGTCGGCGCAGGCTTGGGCGTTCAAGTCGGAGGCGTCGATCTTGAACGCCGGGTCGACCGAGCTCAAGGCGTGGAAGATGTACATAGGGTTTCAGCATCGGGAGATCTTGGTGGCCGCGGAAGGAGCTCAGCTGGTTGACGGTGGAGATATGCCTGCCGAGGTTGGATCCAAAGGGGCATACTTTGCCGGGTATCCGATGACAGATTTGAAAACTATGATTGATACCGCCGGAGATTATACTCAGATTCAGGCTAAGATTGCGTTCAAGGGAACGCAGTTTGGGATGGGAGAGAAATCCACTCCGATGCCCAAGTCCATCGCCATTATCAATGATGGCTTCAAGTGCCCTGCTGCTAAATTTAAAg GGAAGACTGCAATGTCCGTGTGCTGTAAAAAGGACCCAAAATTCAAGGCAAAGAAAGTCGAGAAAACAAAATTCATGCCTCGTCAGAACGGTGATCTCTCAATCACATACGATATACTCCAAACCTACACAATGAACTACCTGGCTCAGGTCACTATCGACAACGTCCACCCGCTCGGCCGCCTCGACCACTGGAACTTAACCTGGGAGTGGATGAGGGGAGAGTTCATCAACACCATGAGAGGAGCCTACACTCACAAAAAGGACACAAGCGAATGCCTCTACGGCCAAGCCGGAAAATTCTATAAGGACTTGGACTTCTCTCAGGTCATGAACTGCGAAAAGAGGCCCGTCATCGCCGACCTCCCCGCTGAGCGAAAGGATGATCCCAAGGTCGGCAAGCTACCCCGCTGCTGCCGTAACGGGACCATCTTGCCGGGCCTCATGGACAAATCACAGTCCCAGTCCATTTTCCAGCTGCAAGTGTATAAGATCCCACCCGACGACAACAGAACTGCCATAACTCCTCCTCAGCAGTGGAAAATCAGTGGCGTCCTCAACCCTACTTACAGATGTGGGCCCCCTATTAGGGTTGACCCTACTCAGTTCCCCGACCCAAGTGGGCTTCAGGCCACGTCAGACGCCATTGCCAGCTGGCAAGTGGTGTGCAACATCACCAAACCCAAGGTCCCCAGATGCTGCGTCTCGTTTTCGGCCTATTACAGTACCTCTGTGGTTCCATGCAGCACGTGCGCGTGCGGGTGCAAAACGTCTGAGACGGACAAATGTAACCCTAGGGCTCCTGCCATGCTTTTGCCTGCCGAGGCTCTTCTCGTGCCATTCGCGAACAGAACCGTGAAGGCAAAAGCATGGGCCAAGCTCAAGCACTACGACGTGCCTAAAAAGCTTCCGTGCCCTGACAACTGCGGTGTCAGCTTGAACTGGCACATCGACTCCGATTACAGCAACGGGTGGACCGCCAGACTCACTCTCTTCAACTGGGGAACCGACCAGTTTCAAGATTGGTACACCGCGGTGAAGATGAACAAGGCCTACCAGGACTACGAAAACGTCTACTCCTTCAATGGGACGAGGATGGAAAAGGACGTGAACAACACAATCTTGTTCACGGGGCTCAAGGGTTTGAACTACTTGGTGGGGATAAAAAATGGGACCGATCCGAAAAAGAATCCGATGGTCCCCGGGAAGCAGCAATCGGTGATTTCGTTCAAGAAGAAGCACTATCATAATATCGATATCAAAGCGGGTCAAGGGTTCCCAACGAGAGTGTTGTTCAATGGAGAAGAGTGTGCACTTCCTAAAGTGTTCCCCAAGAACAATGCAGGACATCTCAAGTCTAATGCTCTTTTGGTCCTTTGTATAGCTATCATGTCTTTCCTTTTCATGACAGACCGCTTCCACTAA